A stretch of the Schistocerca serialis cubense isolate TAMUIC-IGC-003099 chromosome 2, iqSchSeri2.2, whole genome shotgun sequence genome encodes the following:
- the LOC126456259 gene encoding putative gustatory receptor 2a: MGVRLMQWSEYIVLFGRSAYGKLGHIRIYLHRLKYVDQCLQLENRDRGKAIGGILVSMVSTLVILTATVIKVYDNITEQDRVLWYMTYLIYTVICTLVSPHFTLLVMELLLRYRELNRQLVLTICPNTGTDGSANDCLTDILLYEPELSQRSRDANINDLRAAYAVLHRAAETLQQHYGPAATSMVAGAFFGVINSSYEIIALLVEDVGINTGVLSHSLLGSSLWLAYHGVKLVAVSMCCAAACDEERRTGVLLHRAATAFALCGTPLPEAEAFLHEVRRGPPLSFTAGGFFHIRRSLVISTLATVITHIVILTQFGIEP, from the coding sequence ATGGGTGTCAGGTTGATGCAGTGGTCAGAGTACATCGTTCTCTTCGGAAGATCAGCATATGGTAAACTGGGGCACATCAGGATATATCTTCATAGACTAAAATATGTCGACCAATGTCTCCAGCTTGAGAACAGAGATAGAGGAAAGGCTATTGGTGGAATACTTGTGAGCATGGTGAGTACACTTGTTATTTTAACTGCGACAGTTATCAAAGTGTATGACAATATTACAGAGCAAGATCGTGTTTTGTGGTACATGACTTACCTCATCTACACTGTCATTTGCACACTTGTCTCTCCACACTTTACGTTGTTGGTGATGGAACTACTATTGCGCTACAGAGAATTGAATAGGCAGCTCGTCTTGACAATTTGTCCAAATACTGGAACAGATGGGAGTGCAAATGACTGCCTTACAGACATCCTCCTCTACGAACCTGAGCTGTCTCAGAGATCACGAGATGCTAACATAAACGACCTCCGCGCAGCGTACGCTGTTCTCCACCGTGCGGCAGAAACGCTACAGCAACATTACGGTCCTGCTGCGACGTCAATGGTGGCCGGTGCTTTCTTCGGCGTCATCAACAGCTCGTACGAAATAATTGCACTGCTGGTAGAGGACGTCGGTATAAACACGGGTGTCCTGAGTCATTCCCTGCTCGGCTCTTCCCTGTGGCTGGCCTATCACGGAGTGAAGCTGGTGGCGGTGTCCATGTGCTGCGCCGCCGCGTGCGACGAGGAACGCCGGACGGGAGTCCTGCTGCACAGGGCGGCAACGGCGTTCGCTCTGTGTGGGACGCCGCTACCAGAAGCAGAGGCATTCCTGCATGAGGTTCGGAGGGGGCCACCTCTGAGCTTCACCGCTGGTGGCTTCTTCCACATCCGCAGGAGTTTGGTCATCTCCACCTTGGCAACCGTCATCACCCACATAGTCATCCTGACACAGTTTGGCATCGAGCCATAG